The following proteins are encoded in a genomic region of Methanomassiliicoccales archaeon:
- a CDS encoding class I SAM-dependent methyltransferase — protein MPTSKKEENSSARSDTSADDDYLDQYEVTAKYYDIWYEDFTEDVEFLKRMAERTGGPILDCMCGTGRTLLPLAKEGYKISGFDASEAMLDKLTAKIETLPESIQENVHIGHGDVRNFVCKKKFKLVIIPFNSFLHLLETEEQEAALKNVVDHMAKDGLFILSIFNPRLDRPEGLLRHRGTRITSQGEIITKMEAQEFNTPEQTTTIHYFYDISRQDQPLRRVTATMTLRYMFEREVVDLMERCGLEVAEEYGDYLLSPFKKTSDIMVFVARKSA, from the coding sequence ATGCCAACATCAAAGAAAGAAGAGAATTCCTCCGCAAGATCGGATACAAGCGCTGACGATGACTACCTGGACCAGTACGAGGTCACCGCCAAGTACTACGACATATGGTATGAGGACTTCACCGAGGACGTCGAGTTCCTGAAGCGGATGGCGGAACGTACCGGAGGACCCATTCTGGATTGCATGTGCGGCACCGGAAGGACACTGCTCCCGCTGGCCAAGGAAGGCTACAAGATATCCGGATTTGACGCGTCAGAGGCGATGCTGGATAAGCTGACGGCGAAGATCGAGACCCTTCCAGAATCGATCCAGGAGAACGTCCACATAGGCCACGGGGACGTCAGGAACTTCGTCTGCAAGAAGAAGTTCAAGCTGGTGATCATTCCGTTCAATTCCTTCCTGCACCTGCTGGAGACCGAGGAACAGGAGGCGGCGCTGAAGAACGTGGTCGATCACATGGCCAAGGACGGGCTCTTCATCCTGAGCATCTTCAACCCCAGGCTTGACCGGCCCGAAGGGCTGCTCAGGCATCGCGGCACCAGGATCACCTCCCAGGGGGAGATCATCACCAAGATGGAGGCACAGGAGTTCAACACCCCCGAACAGACCACCACCATCCACTACTTCTATGACATCTCCCGGCAGGACCAACCGCTGCGCCGGGTGACCGCCACGATGACGCTGCGGTACATGTTCGAGAGGGAGGTCGTCGATCTGATGGAACGCTGCGGGCTGGAGGTTGCCGAAGAGTACGGCGACTATCTGCTATCGCCGTTCAAGAAGACCAGCGACATCATGGTGTTCGTGGCCAGGAAATCGGCATGA
- a CDS encoding helix-turn-helix domain-containing protein yields MKIPCELIVWYVLPSIRRELARELVEKHHLSQAEVARRFGVTDAAISQYLKAKRGTSKEIENSGKYEEFKHEVEVAAVRIMNGSDMVTETCRICEMVKKSGMLIKVYEIHTGLKAPDCVCPEVNAPLL; encoded by the coding sequence ATGAAGATTCCGTGCGAGCTCATCGTTTGGTATGTTTTGCCCTCTATCAGGAGAGAACTCGCAAGGGAATTGGTCGAGAAGCACCACCTGAGCCAGGCAGAAGTGGCAAGGCGGTTCGGCGTGACCGACGCAGCGATATCCCAATACCTCAAGGCGAAGAGGGGCACCAGTAAGGAGATAGAGAACTCCGGGAAGTACGAGGAGTTCAAGCACGAGGTCGAGGTGGCCGCGGTCCGTATCATGAACGGATCCGACATGGTCACGGAGACGTGCCGCATCTGCGAGATGGTCAAGAAGAGCGGGATGTTGATCAAGGTCTACGAGATCCACACCGGTCTCAAGGCTCCGGACTGTGTCTGTCCAGAGGTCAATGCGCCTCTGCTCTAG
- a CDS encoding adenosine-specific kinase encodes METEGVPVEIPPDCNVIIGQSHFIKTAEDLYEAMVNSTPSAKFGIAFCEASGPRLVRVEGNDEELKRVAADNAMLIGAGHTFVVLLRNAFPVNVLGAIKAVPEVCSIFCATANELKVIVAKEGEGRGVIGVIDGRSPMGVEKDANIKERREFLRKIGYKR; translated from the coding sequence ATGGAGACAGAAGGAGTGCCGGTGGAGATCCCGCCTGACTGCAACGTCATCATCGGGCAGTCGCATTTCATCAAGACGGCCGAGGACCTGTATGAGGCGATGGTCAACTCCACGCCGTCGGCAAAGTTCGGCATCGCCTTCTGCGAGGCGTCGGGCCCCAGGCTGGTACGGGTCGAGGGAAATGACGAGGAGCTGAAACGGGTGGCGGCCGATAATGCCATGCTCATCGGTGCCGGGCACACGTTCGTGGTGCTTCTCAGGAACGCCTTCCCGGTGAACGTGCTAGGTGCCATCAAGGCAGTGCCCGAGGTGTGCTCCATATTCTGTGCCACGGCCAACGAGCTGAAGGTCATCGTCGCCAAGGAGGGCGAGGGCCGCGGCGTGATCGGGGTTATCGACGGTAGATCGCCAATGGGAGTGGAGAAAGATGCCAACATCAAAGAAAGAAGAGAATTCCTCCGCAAGATCGGATACAAGCGCTGA
- a CDS encoding DNA glycosylase, with protein sequence MKVGPIDLDSTLGCGQVFRWRKVGETWNGVLKGVEVQLRQVGETIVARGDLGDDALERYFRSDDDLDLIRSEISKDPMISTMVSDRPGLRLIRQDPWECAASYVLATNANIPRIQKMIEKVCRTFGDPLPGGSFAFPRPDQIACGRKKAETCGLGFRCGRFVEFARMVDSGEIDLESLRNVDYEACHKELKSYPGIGDKVADCVAVFSLDHLEAFPVDVRIKKAMEEMYGVRGTYRHVNRYGRDYFGRFAGYAQEYIYYSFQRKRPT encoded by the coding sequence ATGAAGGTCGGGCCGATCGACCTTGACAGCACGCTGGGCTGCGGCCAGGTCTTCCGCTGGCGTAAGGTGGGAGAGACCTGGAACGGCGTATTGAAGGGTGTGGAGGTCCAACTACGTCAGGTCGGCGAGACCATTGTGGCCCGGGGAGACTTAGGAGACGACGCCCTGGAACGCTATTTCCGTTCCGATGATGATCTGGACCTCATCCGTTCCGAGATATCCAAGGACCCGATGATCAGCACCATGGTGTCAGACCGCCCTGGTCTTCGTCTCATCCGCCAGGACCCCTGGGAATGTGCCGCCTCCTACGTCCTGGCAACGAATGCCAACATTCCCCGCATACAGAAAATGATCGAAAAGGTGTGCCGCACCTTCGGCGATCCCCTCCCTGGCGGCTCGTTCGCATTCCCGCGCCCGGACCAGATCGCCTGCGGAAGGAAGAAGGCCGAGACCTGCGGGCTGGGCTTCCGCTGCGGCAGGTTCGTGGAGTTCGCCAGGATGGTGGATAGCGGGGAGATCGATCTGGAGTCTTTGAGGAACGTCGACTACGAAGCATGCCACAAGGAATTGAAATCATACCCTGGCATAGGAGACAAGGTGGCGGATTGCGTCGCGGTGTTCAGCCTGGACCACTTGGAGGCTTTCCCGGTGGACGTTCGAATAAAAAAGGCCATGGAAGAGATGTATGGGGTCAGAGGCACCTACCGACATGTGAACCGGTATGGCAGGGATTATTTTGGCCGGTTCGCCGGTTATGCCCAGGAGTACATCTACTATTCGTTCCAGAGGAAAAGACCGACCTAG